A stretch of Geotrypetes seraphini chromosome 2, aGeoSer1.1, whole genome shotgun sequence DNA encodes these proteins:
- the LOC117354845 gene encoding uncharacterized protein LOC117354845, which translates to MESCGLMGDGAEGDVAEISLLAGDSFSEEPAQQVPAFIPGGRDPGVSDVGAAGTSERPGCSGSERSLALGGVVAAGGGAAGPSHLSSSLPGVAVRGISASGPVSSSGTAVSGISTGGVVDQGSSSQGSSGRSYSLWIVGHSFIHWAAVRAAIRPGGRHLGLGHQGLRVSWWGQRGMRWSQLLLLLERLRSWPRHPDLLLVHLGGNDVDACSGKDLVNLIKDDLRVVLDWFPGVLLIWSDIVPRPRCLASRHWTRGLAKLNRQINGATREFFVENCEISTLQNDYMTDLVIKLSLKKDQEVPGDRCIMGVDCLA; encoded by the exons ATGGAGTCCTGCGGCTTGATGGGTGACGGCGCTGAGGGAGACGTGGCGGAGATTTCCCTTCTAGCAGGCGATTCATTTTCTGAGGAGCCGGCGCAGCAG GTGCCTGCCTTTATTCCTGGTGGTCGTGATCCTGGAGTGTCAGACGTGGGAGCTGCGGGGACATCTGAGAGGCCTGGCTGTTCCGGATCGGAGCGCAGTTTGGCGCTCGGTGGTGTGGTAGCTGCTGGCGGTGGCGCTGCGGGACCTTCTCATCTCTCGTCTTCCTTGCCTGGGGTTGCTGTTCGGGGCATCTCGGCTTCAGGACCTGTTTCTTCGAGTGGGACTGCTGTCAGCGGCATCTCTACAGGAGGAGTTGTGGACCAAGGATCTTCTTCACAGG GTTCCAGTGGTCGTTCTTATTCCCTGTGGATCGTTGGCCACTCCTTTATACACTGGGCGGCGGTGCGAGCAGCTATTCGTCCTGGCGGTCGCCATTTGGGACTGGGTCATCAGGGCCTCCGTGTATCCTGGTGGGGTCAACGTGGGATGCGCTGGAGTCAATTGCTGCTGTTGCTTGAGCGCCTTCGTTCGTGGCCTCGTCATCCTGATTTACTGTTGGTGCACCTTGGGGGGAACGATGTGGATGCGTGTTCCGGGAAGGACTTAGTGAATCTCATCAAGGATGACCTCAGGGTTGTATTGGATTGGTTTCCTGGGGTCTTATTGATTTGGTCTGATATTGTGCCCCGCCCTCGTTGTTTAGCGTCTCGGCATTGGACCCGTGGGTTGGCGAAATTAAATAGGCAG atAAATGGTGCTACAAGAGAATTCTTTGTAGAAAACTGTGAAATAAGCACCTTGCAAAATGATTATATG